The Candidatus Omnitrophota bacterium genomic sequence CTCGAGAGATTTTTTTCTCTCAAGTCCTTTAAAAGAAAAGCATCTTTTATTCGGAATTGTGCAAGGATCGAATTATAAGAATTTAAGAGAGGAATCGGCTAAACAAATCGCAAGTATTGGTTTTGATGGGTATGCGATTGGTGGTGTTAGCGTTGGAGAGCCAATTGAATTTATGTTTCATGCGATTGCACAGGCAGAGCCATTTTTGCCGAAGGATAAGCCACGTTATGTCATGGGCATAGGCCTTCCAGATCAAATTGTTAAAGCCGTAGGGGAAGGTATTGATATGTTTGATACGTGTATTCCAACTCGCTACGGGCGCAATGGATCAGCATTTACATCTCGAGGTCGTATTGTTGTTCGTAATGCCGAATATTCCTCTGACTTGCGTCCGTTAGATGATCAGTGCGATTGTTTTGTATGTCAAAAACATTCACGTAGTTATATTCGTCATCTTTACAATGCTAATGAAATTACAGGTCTTCATTTGATTTCTTATCATAATGTATATTTTTATATAAAATTAATGCAGAAAATTAGAAAAGCAATTGAAGACGATTGCTATGATCAATTTCAAAAGGAGTTTTTTAAATGTTACGGTTCGACGTTATAACAATTTTTCCGAAAAGTT encodes the following:
- a CDS encoding tRNA guanosine(34) transglycosylase Tgt, translating into SRDFFLSSPLKEKHLLFGIVQGSNYKNLREESAKQIASIGFDGYAIGGVSVGEPIEFMFHAIAQAEPFLPKDKPRYVMGIGLPDQIVKAVGEGIDMFDTCIPTRYGRNGSAFTSRGRIVVRNAEYSSDLRPLDDQCDCFVCQKHSRSYIRHLYNANEITGLHLISYHNVYFYIKLMQKIRKAIEDDCYDQFQKEFFKCYGSTL